From the Leptospira sp. WS60.C2 genome, one window contains:
- a CDS encoding adenylate/guanylate cyclase domain-containing protein: protein MKPIVSILRSLLTKKSDTVGEFQFPIRYKLLLITSIVLLISMSGVIFLASYFFRKDSEIRVKENNIKINEILSLKVKSDLESIKKDVHITASAIFRSNQSANGIAKELFEEDPNFVFIGAYDSNLNPKFETVNDSFLDKYSYQKSEVRAVLKNIHPKLKKSFSGTTVIWNISPFFRNPILCISFPLSETTNTQTILVTLVKLDSLLDAFQTSGPVETFLIGEDGSVLAHPDAKVVLFGVQLNDLPIVERMKKSTVDNGQFRYENKEGEFYLASFKKLGIGGVGVISQVRENKIFEEVNNIQKRNVYLLIVSLSLSFIVVYLFAKSLSTPILKIVDASEEIRRGNYHLNLQATTHDEIGTLTKSFVSMGKGLEEREKLKDSFGRFVNQDIAELAAKGKLSIGGKRKYCTIFFSDIRSFTAISEKLQPEEVVEFLNLYMTEMVKCVQETGGTVDKFIGDAIMATWGALRDHKEHAKASVETALRMREKLIEFNRNRGTIKKPLIKIGCGINTGYVIAGQIGSIDKMEYTVIGDSVNLASRVESFNKETHTDILITESTYQKVKSYFHIISMGEIEFKGKSKAQKVYAVLGKKSDHNAPKNLLELQELVGIEVPTKKAKK from the coding sequence ATGAAACCGATTGTGTCTATCTTACGAAGTCTACTTACCAAAAAATCTGACACAGTTGGGGAGTTTCAATTTCCCATTCGTTATAAACTTCTGTTAATTACTTCAATCGTTCTTTTGATATCGATGTCTGGGGTGATCTTTCTTGCCTCTTATTTTTTTCGTAAAGACAGTGAAATTCGAGTCAAAGAAAATAACATCAAAATCAATGAAATCCTCTCTCTCAAAGTAAAATCAGATCTTGAATCCATCAAAAAAGATGTTCATATCACAGCATCGGCCATCTTCCGAAGCAATCAATCAGCAAATGGGATCGCAAAAGAACTATTTGAAGAAGATCCAAATTTTGTTTTTATTGGAGCTTATGATTCTAATTTGAATCCTAAATTTGAAACCGTTAATGACAGTTTTTTAGACAAATATAGCTATCAAAAATCTGAAGTAAGAGCTGTCTTAAAAAATATCCATCCAAAGCTTAAAAAATCTTTCAGCGGAACAACTGTTATCTGGAACATCAGTCCCTTTTTCCGAAATCCTATTCTCTGCATCAGTTTTCCATTATCAGAAACAACGAATACACAAACAATCCTTGTCACCTTAGTTAAGCTTGATAGTCTCCTAGACGCATTCCAAACCTCGGGACCTGTTGAAACCTTTTTGATTGGAGAAGATGGAAGTGTTCTTGCTCACCCTGATGCAAAAGTAGTTCTCTTTGGGGTTCAATTAAATGATTTGCCCATAGTGGAACGAATGAAAAAATCCACGGTCGATAATGGACAGTTCCGATATGAAAACAAAGAAGGAGAATTTTATTTAGCATCTTTTAAAAAATTAGGCATCGGTGGAGTTGGTGTCATTTCGCAAGTCAGAGAAAATAAAATTTTTGAAGAAGTCAATAATATCCAGAAACGAAATGTTTACCTTCTGATTGTATCTTTATCCTTATCGTTTATCGTTGTTTATCTATTTGCAAAATCACTTTCTACTCCCATCCTTAAAATAGTTGATGCTTCTGAAGAAATCAGAAGAGGAAATTACCATCTCAATTTACAGGCAACAACTCATGATGAAATTGGAACTCTCACCAAATCATTTGTTAGTATGGGCAAAGGATTGGAGGAACGCGAAAAGCTAAAAGATTCCTTCGGTCGATTTGTAAATCAAGATATCGCCGAACTTGCCGCCAAAGGTAAGTTATCGATTGGAGGAAAAAGGAAATATTGCACAATCTTTTTTTCTGATATACGAAGTTTTACAGCGATTTCAGAGAAACTACAACCAGAAGAAGTAGTAGAGTTTTTAAACCTATATATGACGGAAATGGTGAAGTGCGTACAAGAAACAGGTGGAACTGTTGATAAGTTCATTGGTGATGCGATTATGGCGACTTGGGGCGCACTAAGAGACCACAAAGAACATGCAAAAGCCTCCGTCGAAACAGCACTAAGAATGCGTGAAAAACTCATCGAGTTCAATCGAAATCGCGGAACGATCAAAAAGCCTCTCATCAAAATTGGGTGTGGAATTAATACAGGTTATGTGATCGCTGGCCAAATTGGTAGTATAGATAAAATGGAATACACTGTCATTGGAGATTCAGTGAACCTTGCATCCAGAGTTGAGTCCTTTAATAAGGAAACGCATACGGACATTTTAATTACAGAATCAACCTACCAAAAAGTAAAGTCTTACTTCCACATCATCAGCATGGGTGAAATTGAATTTAAGGGGAAATCAAAAGCACAAAAAGTTTATGCAGTCCTTGGCAAAAAATCTGATCACAATGCTCCTAAAAATCTGCTCGAGTTACAAGAACTAGTCGGAATTGAAGTACCTACAAAAAAGGCTAAAAAATGA